A genome region from Anolis carolinensis isolate JA03-04 chromosome 6, rAnoCar3.1.pri, whole genome shotgun sequence includes the following:
- the LOC100562913 gene encoding angiogenin, producing MRVFEGPGLLLLVFLAVLVSVSEIDASRQPPGVKERYIHFLNQHRDNSNPNTGGRYCNDMMKKRGLTRPNCKQKNSFIHASDNAIKAVCGEKGEPYGNMRLSCDAFRVTTCNMKGGSTRPPCDYRHDNRPRYIVIACEQGYPVHYDEGKVIIDRPKKCKK from the coding sequence ATGAGAGTTTTCGAAGGGCCCGGCCTCCTTCTCTTGGTGTTTCTGGCTGTTTTGGTCTCGGTCTCCGAAATCGATGCGTCCCGCCAACCTCCTGGGGTCAAGGAGAGGTACATTCACTTCCTGAACCAGCATCGGGACAACTCCAACCCAAACACCGGAGGAAGGTACTGCAACGATATGATGAAGAAACGAGGCCTGACCCGTCCCAACTGCAAGCAAAAGAACAGCTTCATCCACGCCAGCGATAATGCCATCAAAGCCGTGTGTGGGGAAAAAGGGGAGCCCTATGGGAACATGCGCCTGAGCTGCGACGCCTTCCGCGTCACCACCTGCAACATGAAAGGAGGGTCGACCCGCCCGCCCTGCGACTACAGGCACGACAACCGGCCCCGCTATATTGTCATTGCTTGCGAGCAAGGCTACCCCGTCCACTACGACGAAGGCAAGGTCATCATCGATCGACCCAAAAAGTGTAAGAAATGA